The following coding sequences lie in one Pseudorca crassidens isolate mPseCra1 chromosome 2, mPseCra1.hap1, whole genome shotgun sequence genomic window:
- the MED18 gene encoding mediator of RNA polymerase II transcription subunit 18 isoform X1 — protein sequence MEAPPVTMMPVTGGTINMMEYLLQGSVLDHSLESLIHRLRGLCDNMEPETFLDHEMVFLLKGQQASPFVLRARRSMDRAGAPWHLRYLGQPEMGDKNRHALVRNCVDIATSENLTDFLMEMGFRMDHEFVARGHLFRKGIMKIVVYKIFRILTPGNTDNTEALSLSYLVELSVVAPAGQDVVSDDMRNFAEQLKPLVHLEKIDPKRLM from the exons ATGGAGGCACCTCCAGTCACCATGATGCCTGTCACCGGGGGCACCATTAACATGATGGAGTACCTGCTGCAGG gaAGTGTTTTAGATCACAGCTTGGAAAGCCTCATCCACCGCCTTCGTGGTTTGTGTGACAACATGGAACCGGAGACTTTCCTTGACCATGAGATGGTATTCCTCCTTAAGGGCCAGCAGGCCAGTCCGTTTGTTCTAAGGGCTCGACGCTCTATGGATAGGGCAGGGGCACCCTGGCATCTGCGCTACCTGGGACAGCCAGAAATGGGAGACAAGAACCGCCATGCCCTGGTGCGTAACTGCGTGGACATTGCAACATCTGAGAACCTTACTGACTTCCTGATGGAAATGGGTTTCCGCATGGACCATGAGTTTGTTGCCAGGGGACACCTGTTCCGTAAGGGCATCATGAAGATCGTGGTGTACAAGATCTTCCGCATCTTGACACCAGGGAACACAGACAACACTGAGGCCTTGTCACTCTCCTACCTTGTGGAACTAAGTGTTGTTGCACCAGCTGGGCAGGATGTGGTGTCTGATGACATGAGGAACTTTGCAGAGCAGCTGAAACCTCTGGTTCACCTAGAGAAAATAGACCCCAAAAGGCTCATGTGA
- the MED18 gene encoding mediator of RNA polymerase II transcription subunit 18 isoform X2, which produces MMPGTVFRSVLDHSLESLIHRLRGLCDNMEPETFLDHEMVFLLKGQQASPFVLRARRSMDRAGAPWHLRYLGQPEMGDKNRHALVRNCVDIATSENLTDFLMEMGFRMDHEFVARGHLFRKGIMKIVVYKIFRILTPGNTDNTEALSLSYLVELSVVAPAGQDVVSDDMRNFAEQLKPLVHLEKIDPKRLM; this is translated from the exons ATGATGCCTGGCACAGTATTCA gaAGTGTTTTAGATCACAGCTTGGAAAGCCTCATCCACCGCCTTCGTGGTTTGTGTGACAACATGGAACCGGAGACTTTCCTTGACCATGAGATGGTATTCCTCCTTAAGGGCCAGCAGGCCAGTCCGTTTGTTCTAAGGGCTCGACGCTCTATGGATAGGGCAGGGGCACCCTGGCATCTGCGCTACCTGGGACAGCCAGAAATGGGAGACAAGAACCGCCATGCCCTGGTGCGTAACTGCGTGGACATTGCAACATCTGAGAACCTTACTGACTTCCTGATGGAAATGGGTTTCCGCATGGACCATGAGTTTGTTGCCAGGGGACACCTGTTCCGTAAGGGCATCATGAAGATCGTGGTGTACAAGATCTTCCGCATCTTGACACCAGGGAACACAGACAACACTGAGGCCTTGTCACTCTCCTACCTTGTGGAACTAAGTGTTGTTGCACCAGCTGGGCAGGATGTGGTGTCTGATGACATGAGGAACTTTGCAGAGCAGCTGAAACCTCTGGTTCACCTAGAGAAAATAGACCCCAAAAGGCTCATGTGA